The Arachis hypogaea cultivar Tifrunner chromosome 14, arahy.Tifrunner.gnm2.J5K5, whole genome shotgun sequence genome has a segment encoding these proteins:
- the LOC112744631 gene encoding uncharacterized protein, with the protein MGRWMKPEVYPLMAAMTFVTSMCVFQLSRNLIRNPDVRVSKARRNMGVLENREEGEKYVEHGLRKFLRTRPPEIMPTINHFFSRQDKSS; encoded by the exons ATGGGGCGTTGGATGAAACCTGAG GTTTACCCTCTAATGGCGGCAATGACATTTGTGACGAGTATGTGCGTCTTTCAATTATCACGAAATTTGATAAGGAACCCTGATGTTag GGTGAGCAAAGCTCGAAGGAACATGGGAGTGTTAGAGAACCGAGAAGAGGGAGAGAAATACGTAGAGCATGGGCTGAGGAAGTTCCTTCGCACTCGACCACCCGAGATTatgccaaccatcaaccacttcTTCAGTCGCCAAGATAAATCATCATGA